One Mercurialis annua linkage group LG3, ddMerAnnu1.2, whole genome shotgun sequence DNA window includes the following coding sequences:
- the LOC126673796 gene encoding protein DELETION OF SUV3 SUPPRESSOR 1(I)-like, protein MDKEAKPATDQDPKIDLFEDDDEFEEFDINREWDDKEEGKEITQQWEDDWDDDDVNDDFSLQLKKELESNSEKK, encoded by the exons ATGGACAAGGAAGCTAAACCAGCAACTGATCAGGATCCCAAAATCGACTTgtttgaagatgatgatgagTTTGAAGAGTTTGATATTAATCGAG AATGGGACGATAAAGAGGAAGGAAAAGAAATAACACAACAATGGGAAGACGATTGGGATGATGATGATGTGAATGATGACTTTTCTCTGCAGCTTAAGAAAGAACTTGAAAGCAACTCAGAGAAGAAATGA
- the LOC126673795 gene encoding UDP-glycosyltransferase 90A1-like, with the protein MTENTSQYHVALFPFMSKGHTIPLLHLAHLLLRRGITVTIFTTPANKPFMASYLADETTASLIVLPFPQNVPNIPTGIESTDKLPSMSLFPSFALATKLMQPDFEQALGNLRPVSFMVSDGFLWWTLESANKFGFPRLVSYGMSNYSICLTRAVRDEGLLSRAESDDEQITVARYPWIKITRNDFEPSIIEDEQKGNQIEHMMKVVAASKSSYGYVVNSFYELEPVFVDYFNRQSEAKAWCVGPLCLAKLPKVVLKSSSHHQKPIWIKWLDEKLEQEKPVLYVAFGSQAEITPDQLKEIAIGLEKSDVNFLWVTRNKESDLGDGFEERVKDRGTIVRDWVDQMEILEHRSVQGFLSHCGWNSVLESICAGVPILAWPMMAEQPLNAKMVAEEIKIGIRLGTRMGTERQLVKGERLEKKVRELMWGNKGKEVAKRVKEYAETARTAMAEGTGSSWRTLDMLINEICRKQQQEVK; encoded by the coding sequence ATGACTGAAAATACATCACAGTATCATGTCGCTTTGTTCCCTTTCATGTCTAAAGGCCACACCATTCCCCTCCTCCACCTAGCCCACCTCCTCCTCCGCCGCGGCATCACGGTCACCATCTTCACCACTCCGGCAAACAAACCCTTCATGGCATCATATCTTGCTGATGAAACCACTGCGTCTTTAATTGTTTTACCCTTCCCTCAGAATGTCCCAAATATTCCTACTGGTATTGAGAGCACTGATAAGCTCCCTTCCATGTCACTTTTTCCTTCGTTTGCGCTCGCCACCAAGCTTATGCAGCCAGATTTTGAGCAAGCCCTCGGCAATCTTCGACCAGTGAGTTTCATGGTTTCTGATGGTTTCTTGTGGTGGACGTTAGAGTCTGCAAACAAGTTTGGTTTTCCAAGATTGGTGTCCTATGGCATGTCTAATTACTCTATATGCCTGACGAGAGCTGTACGCGATGAAGGACTTCTTTCTCGAGCGGAGTCTGATGATGAACAGATCACAGTCGCTCGGTATCCATGGATCAAGATCACTAGAAATGACTTTGAGCCTTCTATTATAGAAGATGAACAAAAGGGTAATCAAATCGAGCATATGATGAAGGTAGTAGCTGCTTCAAAAAGTAGTTATGGCTATGTAGTCAACAGTTTCTATGAACTAGAACCGGTTTTCGTTGATTACTTCAACCGTCAATCCGAAGCAAAGGCTTGGTGTGTCGGACCCCTTTGTTTAGCCAAGCTACCGAAGGTCGTCCTTAAATCTTCATCTCATCATCAGAAACCCATTTGGATAAAATGGCTAGATGAAAAACTAGAGCAAGAGAAGCCGGTTCTGTATGTAGCATTCGGGTCTCAAGCAGAGATTACGCCGGACCAACTCAAGGAGATCGCAATAGGATTGGAGAAGTCAGATGTGAACTTTTTGTGGGTGACGAGAAATAAGGAATCAGATCTAGGAGATGGTTTTGAAGAGAGAGTTAAAGACAGAGGAACCATAGTAAGAGACTGGGTAGATCAAATGGAGATACTTGAGCACCGGAGCGTTCAAGGATTCTTGAGCCATTGCGGATGGAATTCAGTTTTAGAGAGCATATGCGCAGGAGTGCCTATTCTTGCGTGGCCAATGATGGCAGAACAACCTTTGAATGCAAAAATGGTGGCGGAAGAGATAAAAATAGGGATCAGACTAGGAACGCGTATGGGGACAGAGCGACAGTTGGTGAAGGGAGAAAGATTGGAGAAGAAGGTGAGAGAGCTGATGTGGGGGAATAAAGGAAAAGAAGTGGCGAAAAGAGTGAAGGAATATGCAGAGACGGCCAGGACAGCAATGGCGGAAGGGACTGGGTCGTCATGGCGCACGTTAGACATGCTGATAAATGAGATATGCCGGAAACAGCAACAAGAAGTGAAATGA
- the LOC126671285 gene encoding cyclic nucleotide-gated ion channel 18-like has product MNKLILHNPTSKFRHFGRLHRHTTTPSTATALSEANPLHILWHYQILDPDSDIVTYWNYIFLITSIIALFIDPLFFFLPYADTDGVCLTNDNSLAVLITYFRSFADLFFVFHIIMKFRTAFVAPNSRVFGRGELVMDAKEIARRYLKSDFVIDLAAALPLPQIVIWLVIPATRNGRADHANNTLSLIVLTQYIPRLFVIFPLHQRIVKSTGFIAKTAWAGAAYNLLLYMLASHTLGSSWYLLSLGRQFYCWKSECSKENKSGFIGCIDSFLDCNSLEEHERQYWRNVTHVHSNCNPYNTNITFQFGIFAGAFTNDVAASPFVEKYLYCLWWGLRNLSSYAQTLETSTFLGENLFCIVTCILGLVLSAQLIGNMQTNLQSMTVRVEEWRIKRRDTEEWMRHRQLPPDLQERIRRFVQYKWLATRGVHEDSILRSLPLDLRREIQQHLCLALVRRVPFFSQMDGQLLDAICERLVSCLSTEGTYIVSEGDPVNEMLFVIRGTLESSTTNGGRSGFFNSITLRPGDFCGEELLTWALMPNAGGHLPSSTRTVKALSEVEAFALEAGDLIFVAQQFKRLQSKKLQHAFRYYSHQWRTWGACLIQSIWRRHQKRKMARELASRESLSYYPSPDQDGYYSSNELIEGDYDEEHKEGLSMESPNKAQQLGATILASKFAANTRKGSHQKVVDSSASSLKMPKLFKPEEPDFSMNHGDDV; this is encoded by the exons ATGaacaaattaatccttcataATCCGACCTCCAAATTCCGCCATTTCGGGCGTCTCCACCGCCACACAACCACTCCTTCCACCGCCACTGCCTTATCCGAGGCTAACCCTCTTCACATTCTATGGCATTACCAAATCCTCGACCCGGACAGCGATATTGTCACGTACTGGAACTACATTTTCCTTATCACCTCTATCATCGCGCTTTTTATCGACCCTCTTTTTTTCTTCCTCCCCTATGCAGACACCGATGGCGTTTGCTTGACCAACGACAACAGCCTTGCCGTGTTGATCACGTATTTTCGCTCTTTCGCGGACTTGTTCTTCGTTTTCCATATCATCATGAAGTTTCGTACCGCTTTTGTTGCTCCGAATTCTAGAGTTTTTGGACGTGGCGAACTTGTTATGGATGCTAAGGAAATCGCTCGGCGTTATCTTAAGTCTGATTTCGTTATCGATTTAGCAGCCGCGCTTCCTCTTCCTCAG ATTGTGATTTGGTTGGTAATTCCAGCTACAAGAAATGGAAGGGCTGATCATGCAAACAATACGCTCTCTCTGATTGTATTAACTCAATATATTCCAAGGCTTTTCGTTATCTTTCCGTTGCATCAACGAATTGTTAAAAGTACAGGGTTTATAGCTAAAACTGCCTGGGCCGGAGCAGCATATAATCTGCTTCTTTACATGCTTGCTAGTCAT ACATTAGGATCTTCATGGTATTTGTTGTCGTTGGGGCGACAGTTTTACTGTTGGAAATCGGAGTGTTCGAAGGAGAATAAGTCTGGATTTATTGGTTGCATTGACAGTTTTCTAGATTGCAACAGTTTGGAAGAACATGAACGTCAATATTGGAGGAATGTTACTCATGTTCATAGCAATTGTAATCCATATAACACCAATATCACATTTCAGTTTGGAATATTTGCCGGTGCTTTTACAAATGATGTTGCTGCCTCGCCTTTTGTTGAGAAGTATTTGTACTGTCTCTGGTGGGGATTAAGAAATCTGAG CTCGTATGCACAGACTTTGGAGACGAGCACATTTCTGGGTGAGAATCTATTCTGCATTGTCACTTGCATTCTCGGTTTGGTTCTCTCCGCACAGTTGATTGGCAACATGCAG ACTAATCTGCAATCTATGACGGTAAGAGTTGAAGAGTGGAGGATTAAGCGCAGAGATACAGAAGAGTGGATGAGGCATCGCCAATTACCTCCGGATTTGCAGGAGCGAATTCGTCGGTTTGTTCAGTATAAGTGGCTTGCTACAAGAGGAGTTCATGAAGACTCTATATTGCGCTCACTGCCACTGGACCTTCGACGAGAAATCCAGCAACATTTATGTCTTGCCCTCGTTCGTCGT GTTCCATTCTTCTCACAAATGGATGGCCAGCTACTCGATGCTATATGTGAACGCCTTGTTTCCTGTTTGAGCACTGAGGGCACCTACATAGTTTCAGAGGGTGATCCTGTAAATGAGATGTTATTTGTAATTCGAGGAACATTAGAGAGCTCTACTACGAATGGAGGAAGGTCCGGATTCTTCAATTCCATCACCCTTAGACCAGGGGATTTCTGCGGCGAGGAGTTACTGACGTGGGCGCTAATGCCCAATGCTGGTGGACACCTGCCTTCTTCAACTAGAACTGTCAAAGCACTTTCTGAAGTTGAAGCTTTCGCACTTGAAGCTGGAGATCTAATCTTCGTCGCGCAGCAATTTAAGAGACTTCAGAGCAAAAAGCTGCAGCATGCGTTTAGGTACTATTCGCATCAATGGAGAACATGGGGTGCTTGTTTGATTCAATCTATTTGGAGAAGGCATCAGAAAAGAAAGATGGCAAGGGAGTTGGCTTCAAGAGAGAGCCTTTCGTACTATCCGAGTCCTGATCAGGACGGGTATTACTCTAGCAATGAGCTGATCGAAGGAGATTACGACGAAGAACACAAAGAAGGACTATCAATGGAAAGTCCAAACAAAGCACAGCAGCTTGGAGCCACAATCTTGGCTTCAAAATTTGCTGCAAATACTAGAAAAGGGAGTCATCAGAAAGTTGTTGATTCTTCTGCTTCCAGTTTAAagatgccaaagttgtttaaaCCCGAGGAGCCTGATTTCTCTATGAACCATGGTGATGATGTTTAG